TTCCAGTCAGCTGCTCCCTATGCGCTCCTGCTCGATTCTGCGAGCGGCGCGGTGCTCTACGAGAAGGCTGCTGACGAGCTGATGGTGCCGGCGAGCCTGGCCAAGCTCGCGACCGCGCTCGTCGCCTTCCAGGAGATCGCTGCCGGCAAAATGACGCTGGAGACCGAGATCTCGATCTCGGAGAACGCCTGGCGCAAGGGCGGCGGCGTCTCCGGCGGCTCGACCATGTTCGCCATCGTCCACAGCCGGGTGAAGCTCGGTGACATCCTGCAGGGGCTGATCGTGCACTCCGGCAATGACGCCGCGATCGCGCTGGCCGAGGCCGTGGCGGGCGATGAGGCCAGCTTTGCGAAGATCATGACCGAGCGCGTGCATGCGCTCGGCCTGACCAAGTCGCAGTTCCGCAACGCGACCGGCATGGCCGATCCGCAGCAGAAGGTGACGTCGCGCGAGCTCGCCTTCCTCTCCGATCACATCATCAAGACCTATCCGGAGCTCTACAGGATTTTCGGCCAGCGCGACTTCACCTGGAACAAGATCAAGCAGAGCAACCGCAATCCGCTGCTCGCCATGGACATCGGCGCCGACGGCCTGAAAACCGGCAATATCGACGAGACCGGCTATGGCCTCGTCGGCTCGGCGGTGCAGAAGGGCCAGCGGCTGATCGTCGTCGTCAACGGGCTTAAGAATGCGCGCGACCGCGCCAGCGAGGCCCGTAAGCTGCTCGAATGGGGCTTCCGCTCCTTCGAGCAGAAGCAGGTCTTCGCCGAGGGCGAGACGGTCGGCGAGGCCAGCGTCTTCGGCGGCGAGAAGGGCCGTATCGCGCTGCGCGCGAAGGGCCCTGTGAGCCTTCTGGTGCCGCGCGGCAGCAGCGAGCGCCTCGCTGCCCGCATCGTCTATCGCGGCCCTCTGCAGGCCCCCGTGGCGGAAGGCGCCGAGATCGGCCGCCTGGTGGTCACGCGCGGCGAGATCAAGACGCTCGAAATCCCGCTCTATGCCGCCGAGACGGTCGCGGTCGGCAGCTTGCAACGGCGTGCCCTCGACGCGCTGATGGAGGCCGCGACCGGTTGGGTCCGCAAGGCCTTCAAGCGGAGCTGAGCGTGGCCAAGACCAGGACAAGGGCGAAAGCGCGGCCCGCGGGGCATTTCATCACGCTCGAAGGCGGGGAGGGGGCCGGCAAGTCGACCCTGGCCAAGGCGCTCGCGGCCCGGCTGGAGGCGCACGGGCTCACCGTCGAGTTGACCCGCGAGCCCGGCGGCTCGCCCAAGGCCGAGCGCATTCGCGAGACTCTGCTCGCCGGCAAGATCAAGCCCTATGGCGCCTTCGCCGAAGCACTGATGTTCCAGGCCGCCCGCATAGACCATGTCGACAGCCGCATCAGGCCGGCCATGGCGCGCGGCGCCTGGGTGATCTGCGACCGCTTCATCGATTCGACCCGTGTCTACCAGGGCACGCTCGGAGAGATCGCCAGGGACAAGCTTTCGGCGCTGGAGACTGTCGCCATCGCCGGGCTGATGCCGGAGCTGACCTTCATCCTCGACCTCGCGCCCGAGACTGGTCTGGCCCGCGCTGCTCGGCGCCGCAAGCCGGGCGAAGCCACGGACCGTTTCGAGAGCGAAACGATCGCCTTCCATCGCCACCTACGTCAGGGCTTTCTCGACATCGCTGCGGCGGAGCCGCAGCGATGCGTCGTGCTCGATGCCAGCCTCATGCCGGAGATGCTGGCGGAGAAGGCCTGGGAGGCGCTTTCCAGCCGGCTGCCCTTGCCGCAGATTGCGCCGGCATGATCGAATCAAGCAACGACCCCGACCGCCTGCCGAACGCGCCGCATCCGCGCGAGACGCTGGCGCTCATCGGCCACCACCGCCAGGAAAAGGCTTTCCTGACGGCGCTGCGCTCCGGCCGCATGCACCATGGCTGGCTGCTCGGCGGCCCGGAAGGCGTCGGCAAGGCGAGCTTCGCCTATCGCGCCGCCCGCTTCATGCTCGGCGAAGGCGATCCCGTGCGTCGCGCGGAAGCTGCCCGTGACCTCGCAATGCCGGAAACGGACAGCGCCACCCGCAAGATCGTGGCGCAGTCCCATCCGGACCTGCATCTCCTGCGCCGCATTGCCAAGCCCGACGGCAAGAGCTTCACTAGCAATATCCCGGTCGACCTGGTGCGCCGGATCATCGACCGCTTCGGTTCCAGCGCAGGCGAGGGCGGCTGGCGCGTGGCAATCGTCGATTCAGCCGAGGACCTCGACCGGCCGGGCGCCAACGCCCTGCTGAAGCTGCTCGAGGAGCCGCCGCCGCGCTGCCTCTTCCTGATCGTCACCCATGCGCCCGGCCGCGTGCTGCCGACGATCCGCTCGCGCTGCCGGTTGCTCGCCTTCGAGCCGCTGGGGGAAAGCGACGTTGCGCAGGCAGGCGAAATCGCGCTCACGCGCATGCGTCTGCCTTACGACGTCTCGGCGCTCGAGCGGGCCGCATCCTTGTCCGAAGGCTCGGTCAAGCGGGCGCTGACCTATGTCGATCCGGAGACGCTGGCGCTGGTCGAGGCGGTGAGGGCGCGGCTCGATGCATTGCCTTCGATCGACCTCACGGCGCTGCTGGCGCTGGGCGAGGATGTCGCGGGCAGGGCGGGCGAAGCCGATTTCGCCGTCATGATCGAGACGGTGCAGGGCTGGCTCGGCGCCCATCTGCATGCGCATGCCGGCGCCGGCCCGGCCCGGCTTGCGCCTCTCGCGGAGGTGTGGGAGAGACTTGCACGCGCCGCGAACGAGGTCGAAACCTACAATCTCGATCGCCGCCCCCTCGTCATGTCGCTGTTTCACGATCTGTCGGAGGCGGTTTCCCGTTCGCGCGCGGCCTGACAACGACACGAAACCGGACAGACCATGGCCTCGGCCCCGAAGTTCTATCTGACGACCGCGATCCACTACACCAACGGCCCGCCGCATATCGGCCACGCCTATGAGATGGTGTCGGCGGACGCGATCGCCCGCTTCAAGCGCCTCGACGGCTACGACGTCTTCGCCATGACCGGCACCGATGAGCACGGCCAGAAGGTGCAGCGCACCGCCGCGCAGAACGGGGTCTCGCCGAAGGACTTCGTCGATGGGATCGCCGTGCGCTTCGAGGAGATGGAGCAGCGGCTCGGCTGTTCGTTCGACCGCTTCATCCGCACCACCGACGCCGACCATCTGCCGTCGACGCAGGAACTCTGGCGCCGGATGGAGGCCAGTGGCGACATCTACCTCGCCAAATATTCCGGCTGGTACTCGGTCCGGGACGAGGCCTTCTACGGCGAGGAGGAAACGACCCTCCAGCCCGACGGCACGCGCCTCGGCGGGCAGGGCACGCCGGTCGAATGGGTCGAGGAGGAGAGCTATTTCTTCCGCCTGAAGTCCTACCAGGACAAGCTGCTCGCGCTCTATCGCGACGTGCCGGACTTCGTCTCGCCGGAGACGCGCCGCAACGAGATCGTCTCCTTCGTCCAGGGCGGGCTCGAGGATCTTTCGATCAGCCGCACCACCTTCGACTGGGGGCTGCCGGTCCCGGGCGATCCGAAGCATGTGATGTATGTCTGGGTCGACGCGCTCAACAACTACGTCACCGGCTGCGGCTTCCCGGACGAGAGCGATCCGCGCTGGCACTACTGGCCGGCCGATGTCCACATCATCGGCAAGGACATCGTGCGCTTCCACACGGTCTACTGGCCGGCCTTCCTGATGTCGGCGGGACTGCCGTTGCCGAAGCGCGTCTTCGGCCACGGCTTCCTGCTGAACAAGGGCGCCAAGATGTCGAAGTCGGTCGGCAACGTCGTCGACCCGTTCGCGCTCGCCGACGCCTATGGCGTCGACCAGTTGCGCTATTTCTTCCTGCGCGAGGTCTCCTTCGGCCAGGACGGCAATTACAGCCACGAGGCGATCGTCGGGCGCATCAACGCCGACCTTGCCAATGATCTCGGCAATCTGGCGCAGCGATCGCTGTCGATGATCGCCAAGAACTGCGAGGGCAGGGTGCCGCCGGCCGGCACGCTGACGGAAGGCGATCGCGCCATGCTGGCCCAGGCCGACGGGCTGCTCGCGAAGACGCGCGCCGCCATGCAGGATTTCGCCCTGCATGTCGTGCTCGCCGACATCTGGGCCGTGGTCGCCGAGGCCAATCGCTATTTCGCCAACAACGAGCCGTGGAAGCTCTCCAAGAGCGACCCGGCCCGGCGCGATACGGTGCTCTACGTCACGATCGAGGCGATCCGGCAGGTTGCGATCCTGGTCCAGCCGGTGATGCCTGAGGCCATGGCGAAGCTGCTCGACCTGCTGGCGGTTCCCGCGGAGGCGCGCAATTTCGCGTCGCTCGGCGAGGCCGGCCGCCTGACCTCGGATACGGCGCTGCCGGCGCCGAGCGCGGTCTTCCCGCGCTATGTCGAGCCTGAAGGCGGCGAGGCGGCCTGATGCTGATCGACACCCATTGCCATCTCGATTTCCCGGATTTCGCCGAGGATATCGGATCTTACATTGCCCGCGCCGAAGCGGCTGGCGTCGGCCGGATGGTGACGATCTCGACCCGCGTCGCGCGCTTTGCGACCTATGCGACGCTGGCCGAGCGTTTCCCCTCGGTCTGGTGCACGGTCGGCACGCATCCGCATGGCGCCCATGAGGAACTCGACGTCACGGTCGAGCGACTGATCGAGCTGTCGCGCCATCCGCGCTGCGTTGCCATCGGCGAAGCCGGGCTCGACTATCACTACGACAAGAGCCCACGCGCGGCGCAGGAGCAGGGCTTGCGCACGCACATCGCCGCGGCACGTGAGACGCAGCTGCCACTGGTGATCCATTCGCGTGAGGCTGACGAGGACATGGCGTCGATCCTGCG
This sequence is a window from Bosea vestrisii. Protein-coding genes within it:
- a CDS encoding TatD family hydrolase, with product MLIDTHCHLDFPDFAEDIGSYIARAEAAGVGRMVTISTRVARFATYATLAERFPSVWCTVGTHPHGAHEELDVTVERLIELSRHPRCVAIGEAGLDYHYDKSPRAAQEQGLRTHIAAARETQLPLVIHSREADEDMASILREEMGKGAFPAILHCFTAGEMLARTGVELGCYISFSGILTFKTSEALRAIARDIPLEHLLVETDAPYLAPTPYRGKRNEPSYVVETAKVLADVKGVSFDEIARITTENARRCYWKMDHAAPVAQVA
- the metG gene encoding methionine--tRNA ligase, whose translation is MASAPKFYLTTAIHYTNGPPHIGHAYEMVSADAIARFKRLDGYDVFAMTGTDEHGQKVQRTAAQNGVSPKDFVDGIAVRFEEMEQRLGCSFDRFIRTTDADHLPSTQELWRRMEASGDIYLAKYSGWYSVRDEAFYGEEETTLQPDGTRLGGQGTPVEWVEEESYFFRLKSYQDKLLALYRDVPDFVSPETRRNEIVSFVQGGLEDLSISRTTFDWGLPVPGDPKHVMYVWVDALNNYVTGCGFPDESDPRWHYWPADVHIIGKDIVRFHTVYWPAFLMSAGLPLPKRVFGHGFLLNKGAKMSKSVGNVVDPFALADAYGVDQLRYFFLREVSFGQDGNYSHEAIVGRINADLANDLGNLAQRSLSMIAKNCEGRVPPAGTLTEGDRAMLAQADGLLAKTRAAMQDFALHVVLADIWAVVAEANRYFANNEPWKLSKSDPARRDTVLYVTIEAIRQVAILVQPVMPEAMAKLLDLLAVPAEARNFASLGEAGRLTSDTALPAPSAVFPRYVEPEGGEAA
- the tmk gene encoding dTMP kinase; the encoded protein is MAKTRTRAKARPAGHFITLEGGEGAGKSTLAKALAARLEAHGLTVELTREPGGSPKAERIRETLLAGKIKPYGAFAEALMFQAARIDHVDSRIRPAMARGAWVICDRFIDSTRVYQGTLGEIARDKLSALETVAIAGLMPELTFILDLAPETGLARAARRRKPGEATDRFESETIAFHRHLRQGFLDIAAAEPQRCVVLDASLMPEMLAEKAWEALSSRLPLPQIAPA
- a CDS encoding DNA polymerase III subunit delta', yielding MIESSNDPDRLPNAPHPRETLALIGHHRQEKAFLTALRSGRMHHGWLLGGPEGVGKASFAYRAARFMLGEGDPVRRAEAARDLAMPETDSATRKIVAQSHPDLHLLRRIAKPDGKSFTSNIPVDLVRRIIDRFGSSAGEGGWRVAIVDSAEDLDRPGANALLKLLEEPPPRCLFLIVTHAPGRVLPTIRSRCRLLAFEPLGESDVAQAGEIALTRMRLPYDVSALERAASLSEGSVKRALTYVDPETLALVEAVRARLDALPSIDLTALLALGEDVAGRAGEADFAVMIETVQGWLGAHLHAHAGAGPARLAPLAEVWERLARAANEVETYNLDRRPLVMSLFHDLSEAVSRSRAA
- a CDS encoding D-alanyl-D-alanine carboxypeptidase family protein; amino-acid sequence: MARAYFPVWSKVLAVCVALLVLAPGFARAQVFQSAAPYALLLDSASGAVLYEKAADELMVPASLAKLATALVAFQEIAAGKMTLETEISISENAWRKGGGVSGGSTMFAIVHSRVKLGDILQGLIVHSGNDAAIALAEAVAGDEASFAKIMTERVHALGLTKSQFRNATGMADPQQKVTSRELAFLSDHIIKTYPELYRIFGQRDFTWNKIKQSNRNPLLAMDIGADGLKTGNIDETGYGLVGSAVQKGQRLIVVVNGLKNARDRASEARKLLEWGFRSFEQKQVFAEGETVGEASVFGGEKGRIALRAKGPVSLLVPRGSSERLAARIVYRGPLQAPVAEGAEIGRLVVTRGEIKTLEIPLYAAETVAVGSLQRRALDALMEAATGWVRKAFKRS